The following is a genomic window from Hydrogenobaculum sp. Y04AAS1.
TCTTTGTCCAATATTCATATTACTATATTAAGGAGTTTATCTCTTACAAAAATAACCTTTCTTATCTCTTTACCCTCTAAATATTTTTTAATTTTATCATCTTGCAAAGCCGTTTGTAAAGCTAAACTTTCATCAGCTCCAGCTGGTATGGTTATAGTACTTCTTAATTTACCGTTTATTTGCACTGGGATATCTATCTTTTCTTTTACAAGAGCAGATTCGTCAAGTGCTGGTAGTTTTATCTCTTTGTCGTAACCTATCATCTCGAATAGCTCGCTTGTTATATGAGGAGCCATTGGATATAACATTTTTAAAAGCGTTAAAACGCCTTCTTTTAAAGTGTGCTTATTTTCATCGGTACTTGGTTTAAAATCCTGTAAATAGTTAAACAACTCCATAGCTGATGCTATCATAGTATTAAATTGGTATTTTTCCAAATCTTTCCTATATCTTTGAATACATTTATTTATTTCATAGTATAAATCCTTGTTTTTTTCTTTATCACCGTACTCGGCTTTTAAAATAGAGATATTTGAAGTAACAAAGTTGAAAACCCTTTTCAAAAACCTATGAACACCTTCTATTGAAGTTTCTATCCACTCAAAATCTTGCTCTGGAGGTGCCGCAAAAAGTATATATAGTCTTATGGTATCAGCACCGTATTTTTCTATAGCTATAGCTGGGTCTATGGTGTTTGCTTTTGATTTGGACATTTTAGCAGCTTCGCCAAGCTTTGACTCAATTTGACTTTCTAAAGATCCTAATCCAAGGGGTTCTAAAAGAAACCTTGCGTTATCTCCTAAACTAAGTTTATATTCTTTTAAGAAATCTTTTATCTTCATAGAAAATATTATAAATTATTGAAAGAATTTCTCCAAATCAAAAGTTGGCTTACCAAGATAATACCCTTGACCGTAATTTACTCCTATCTTCACAAGTTCATCAAGAGTTTCCTCATTTTCTATAAACTCTGCCAACGTTTTTGTATTAAGATGTTTAGCAATTGTATTTATACCACTCACTATCGCCACATCCC
Proteins encoded in this region:
- a CDS encoding class I tRNA ligase family protein yields the protein MKIKDFLKEYKLSLGDNARFLLEPLGLGSLESQIESKLGEAAKMSKSKANTIDPAIAIEKYGADTIRLYILFAAPPEQDFEWIETSIEGVHRFLKRVFNFVTSNISILKAEYGDKEKNKDLYYEINKCIQRYRKDLEKYQFNTMIASAMELFNYLQDFKPSTDENKHTLKEGVLTLLKMLYPMAPHITSELFEMIGYDKEIKLPALDESALVKEKIDIPVQINGKLRSTITIPAGADESLALQTALQDDKIKKYLEGKEIRKVIFVRDKLLNIVI